The following proteins come from a genomic window of Paenibacillus spongiae:
- the htpG gene encoding molecular chaperone HtpG translates to MAKKQFQAESKRLLEMMINSIYTQREIFLRELISNASDAIDKLYYRTLSDEKMVFNQEDYYIKVTADKAGRTLTISDTGIGMTMEELENNLGVIAKSGSLAFKKENEAKDGHNIIGQFGVGFYSAFMVADEVTVISKALGSDEAFKWESHGADGYTIVPCEKDTVGTEITLTIKENTEDDQYDEFLEEYRLKAIIKKYSDFIRYPIKMDEKGQRPKEGSENEFEEYQEEQTINSMVPIWRKNKNELTTEDYERFYQEKRYGFDKPLKHVHISADGAVVYNAILFIPENTPFDYYSKEYEKGLELYSNGVLIMNKCADLLPDYFSFVKGMVDSEDLSLNISREMLQHDRQLSLIAKNIKNKIKSQLQSLLKDERENYERFYKSFGRQLKFGVYNDYGMNKDVLQDLLMFHSSTEKKLVTLDEYVSRMPEDQKYIYYAAGSSIDRIEKLPQTEMVADKGYEILYFTDDIDEFAIKMIMNYKEKEFKSVSSGDLGIESDKNENDTNADDSGNKDLFEHMQGILAGKVSKVKASKRLKTHPVCLSTEGEVTIEMEKILQAMPNSQDVKADKILEININHEVFQSLKDAYDKDKEKLDLFTNLLYNQALLIEGLPIQDPVAFTNDMCKIMV, encoded by the coding sequence ATGGCCAAGAAACAATTCCAAGCCGAATCGAAACGATTGCTCGAAATGATGATTAACTCCATTTACACGCAGAGAGAAATCTTCTTGCGGGAGCTTATATCGAACGCCAGTGATGCCATCGATAAGCTATATTACAGAACGCTTTCGGATGAGAAGATGGTGTTCAATCAAGAGGATTATTACATTAAAGTAACGGCCGATAAGGCGGGTAGAACGTTGACGATCTCCGATACGGGAATCGGGATGACGATGGAGGAACTCGAGAATAACCTGGGGGTTATCGCGAAGAGCGGCTCGCTGGCCTTCAAGAAAGAGAACGAAGCGAAGGATGGCCACAACATCATCGGCCAATTCGGGGTCGGCTTCTATTCGGCCTTCATGGTGGCGGATGAGGTTACGGTCATCAGTAAGGCGCTTGGCAGCGACGAGGCGTTCAAGTGGGAGTCCCATGGCGCGGACGGCTACACGATCGTACCTTGCGAGAAGGATACGGTCGGAACGGAAATTACGCTGACAATTAAAGAAAACACGGAAGACGACCAGTACGATGAATTTTTGGAAGAGTACCGGTTGAAAGCGATCATTAAGAAATATTCGGATTTCATCCGTTACCCGATCAAGATGGATGAGAAGGGACAGCGTCCGAAGGAAGGCAGCGAGAATGAGTTCGAGGAATACCAGGAAGAGCAGACGATCAACAGCATGGTTCCGATCTGGCGCAAGAACAAGAACGAGCTGACGACCGAAGATTACGAGCGTTTCTATCAAGAGAAGCGCTACGGCTTCGACAAGCCTCTGAAGCATGTTCATATTAGCGCCGACGGCGCGGTCGTATACAATGCCATTCTCTTTATCCCGGAGAATACGCCGTTCGACTACTACTCGAAGGAATACGAGAAGGGACTGGAGCTGTACTCCAACGGCGTGCTGATCATGAACAAGTGCGCAGACCTGCTTCCGGACTACTTCAGCTTCGTGAAAGGGATGGTCGACTCCGAGGATCTGTCGCTTAACATCTCCCGGGAGATGCTGCAGCATGACAGACAATTGAGCCTGATCGCGAAGAATATCAAGAACAAGATCAAGAGCCAGCTGCAGAGCCTGCTGAAGGATGAGAGAGAGAACTACGAGCGGTTCTACAAGTCCTTCGGACGGCAGCTGAAATTCGGCGTATACAACGATTACGGCATGAACAAGGATGTGCTCCAGGACCTGCTGATGTTCCACTCCTCCACGGAGAAGAAGCTGGTTACGCTGGATGAATACGTGTCAAGAATGCCTGAGGATCAGAAGTACATCTACTACGCCGCGGGATCGTCGATCGACCGAATCGAGAAGCTTCCGCAGACCGAGATGGTGGCGGACAAGGGCTATGAGATTCTATACTTCACCGACGATATCGACGAGTTCGCGATCAAGATGATCATGAACTACAAGGAGAAGGAATTCAAATCGGTATCGAGCGGCGACTTAGGAATTGAATCGGATAAGAATGAGAATGATACGAATGCCGACGATTCCGGCAATAAGGATCTGTTTGAGCATATGCAGGGCATCCTTGCGGGCAAGGTCAGCAAGGTCAAAGCGTCCAAGCGTCTGAAGACGCATCCGGTGTGCTTGTCCACGGAGGGCGAAGTGACGATTGAGATGGAGAAGATTCTGCAGGCTATGCCTAACAGCCAGGATGTCAAAGCGGACAAGATCCTCGAGATCAACATCAACCATGAAGTGTTCCAATCCTTGAAGGATGCGTATGACAAGGACAAGGAGAAGCTGGATCTGTTTACGAACCTGCTATATAATCAAGCGCTGCTGATCGAAGGGCTGCCTATTCAGGACCCGGTAGCTTTCACGAACGATATGTGCAAAATCATGGTGTAG
- a CDS encoding DUF3934 family protein translates to MSKAKGKGGTGRGTDKKGWNRWQASANRAKNAPKPYKSKGAGKKDGTKGAASQNE, encoded by the coding sequence TTGAGTAAAGCAAAGGGTAAAGGCGGGACGGGCAGAGGAACGGATAAGAAGGGCTGGAACCGGTGGCAAGCCAGCGCTAACCGGGCCAAGAACGCTCCCAAGCCCTACAAAAGCAAAGGCGCCGGCAAGAAGGACGGAACGAAGGGCGCGGCCAGTCAGAATGAATAG
- a CDS encoding acyl-CoA thioesterase, which yields MNKETFIQPDKQGWVSKFNFSIPVKVRYCETDLLGHVNNVSYFMYFEQGRIDYFENLALTEELFGEEKVSVVADLECQYLAPLYLRDPVTLHVRVARIGRSSLEIEYALVVKEQLKAGGRGTIVLVETATGKSTPIPDRARDIIATYEGMV from the coding sequence ATGAACAAAGAAACCTTCATCCAGCCTGATAAACAGGGATGGGTGTCTAAATTCAATTTCTCGATTCCGGTTAAAGTACGCTATTGCGAGACAGACCTGCTTGGGCATGTGAACAATGTGAGCTACTTCATGTATTTCGAACAGGGCCGCATCGATTATTTCGAGAATCTTGCCTTGACGGAAGAGCTGTTCGGCGAGGAGAAGGTGTCGGTTGTCGCCGATCTGGAATGCCAGTACTTGGCTCCGCTCTATCTGAGGGACCCCGTAACGCTCCATGTCAGAGTAGCGCGTATCGGCCGGTCTTCATTGGAAATCGAGTATGCGCTGGTCGTTAAAGAGCAATTAAAGGCGGGAGGCCGCGGCACCATCGTGCTCGTTGAAACGGCAACCGGCAAGAGCACCCCGATTCCGGATCGTGCCCGCGATATTATCGCGACCTACGAAGGCATGGTCTAG
- a CDS encoding HEAT repeat domain-containing protein, translating into MEHNEIATDLPSNYEALKKSANRASNWRERLEAVEELGQWNSKQTIDVLMHRMVNDTVYSVQEAAYRKLQELGEEVQEPARRKGELIKGATKIMVRVKKSLPPDHTFEAFKEKLQKMRLDVYDAYEGDKGDDFDRWLETTWASLSVR; encoded by the coding sequence TTGGAACATAACGAAATCGCAACCGATTTGCCCTCTAATTACGAGGCGTTAAAAAAATCGGCTAATCGCGCGTCCAATTGGAGAGAGCGGCTGGAGGCCGTCGAGGAGCTTGGCCAATGGAATAGCAAGCAGACCATTGATGTGCTTATGCATCGCATGGTGAACGATACCGTGTACAGCGTGCAGGAGGCTGCTTATCGGAAGCTCCAGGAACTCGGCGAAGAAGTGCAAGAGCCGGCGCGGAGAAAGGGCGAATTGATCAAGGGAGCCACGAAAATTATGGTTCGCGTAAAGAAAAGCTTGCCGCCGGACCATACGTTCGAAGCCTTCAAAGAAAAGCTGCAGAAGATGAGGCTCGACGTGTACGACGCTTATGAAGGCGACAAGGGCGACGACTTCGACCGGTGGCTCGAAACCACATGGGCTTCTTTATCTGTAAGGTAG
- a CDS encoding aminotransferase-like domain-containing protein — protein sequence MFNDFQLMDDRPVSIQVKEYVKRLIIKGALQANQKLPSTRELSTLLGISRNSIISAYEGLEDDGFAYTVHGRGSYVAAASTGAAASSAWRLDWGARMNERAQMAVELDLMKRGIRAEKGTISFTSIAPDEKLFDLDNVKRAFMDRMSVEGNVLLNYGYAKGYKPLIDYLLRYMDHKGVDLKGKDLLITNGFTEGFDIVLSALSKKNGSVICENPTHNTAIKNLKLHGFEITGIAMERDGINLQELEQALSEKAFDCAYFVPSYHNPTGIVMSPEKRQRLMQLMMRYQVPVIEDGFNEELRYSGSHVSPLMATAGQGNSVIYLGSFSKVLFPGLRVGWVLADRELIDYLESIKRARSIHTSTLDQSILYQYLYNGNLEKYLKKARTEYKRKYEWTKQCCEAHIPFEQLSGDGGLHLFVAFEEGFDTRALLEACSRQGVIFTPGDIFFTKDGQGRNTMRIGFSRVADEEIGRGIRIIGEAAKQLRG from the coding sequence ATGTTTAACGATTTCCAGCTCATGGATGACCGTCCGGTATCGATTCAAGTGAAGGAATACGTGAAACGTTTAATTATAAAAGGCGCATTGCAAGCCAATCAGAAGCTCCCTTCCACGCGCGAGCTCAGCACGCTGCTGGGCATTAGCCGCAATTCCATTATCTCCGCCTACGAAGGCTTGGAGGATGACGGATTCGCCTATACGGTACACGGCAGAGGGAGCTATGTTGCCGCTGCCTCAACCGGTGCGGCAGCCTCTTCCGCCTGGCGGCTGGACTGGGGAGCGCGGATGAACGAGCGGGCGCAGATGGCAGTGGAGCTCGATCTGATGAAGCGCGGCATACGCGCGGAGAAAGGCACGATCTCCTTCACCAGCATAGCGCCCGATGAGAAGCTGTTCGACCTCGACAATGTCAAGCGGGCGTTCATGGACCGCATGTCGGTGGAGGGCAACGTTCTGCTGAACTACGGCTATGCCAAAGGGTACAAGCCGCTAATCGATTATTTGCTGCGCTATATGGATCACAAGGGCGTCGATTTGAAAGGCAAGGACCTGCTGATCACCAACGGCTTCACGGAAGGGTTCGATATTGTATTGTCGGCCTTAAGCAAGAAGAACGGCTCCGTGATCTGCGAGAATCCGACGCATAATACGGCGATCAAGAATCTCAAGCTTCATGGATTCGAGATTACGGGCATTGCAATGGAGCGGGACGGCATCAACCTGCAGGAGCTGGAGCAGGCGCTATCGGAGAAGGCGTTCGATTGCGCGTACTTCGTCCCTTCGTACCATAATCCGACGGGCATTGTGATGTCCCCTGAGAAAAGGCAGCGGCTGATGCAGCTGATGATGCGTTATCAGGTACCGGTGATCGAGGATGGCTTCAACGAGGAGCTGCGCTATTCCGGCTCCCATGTATCCCCGTTAATGGCGACGGCCGGACAGGGCAACAGCGTCATCTATCTGGGCAGCTTCTCCAAGGTGCTGTTTCCCGGACTCCGTGTCGGCTGGGTGCTGGCGGACCGGGAGCTCATCGATTACCTGGAGAGCATCAAGCGCGCCCGCAGCATTCATACATCTACATTGGATCAGTCGATCCTGTATCAATATTTGTACAACGGCAATTTGGAGAAATATTTGAAGAAAGCCAGAACGGAATATAAGCGGAAGTACGAGTGGACGAAGCAGTGCTGCGAAGCTCACATCCCATTCGAACAGCTGTCGGGCGATGGGGGGCTGCACCTGTTCGTCGCATTCGAGGAAGGCTTCGATACCCGAGCGCTGCTGGAAGCTTGCTCACGGCAAGGAGTCATCTTCACGCCGGGCGACATCTTCTTTACGAAGGACGGCCAGGGACGGAATACGATGCGGATCGGATTCTCCCGGGTGGCCGATGAAGAGATCGGCAGGGGAATCCGGATCATAGGCGAAGCAGCCAAACAACTAAGAGGATAA